One genomic segment of Aquamicrobium lusatiense includes these proteins:
- a CDS encoding baseplate multidomain protein megatron: MATLVLGAAGAAIGGSIGGAILGVSAATIGGFIGSSIGSVVDSWIISSLAPNQRIEGARLDTLRITSATEGAVIPRLYGRMRMGGNIIWATDFREETKTTTQGGGKGGGGGKVKTTEYLYYASFAVALCEGPITGIGRIWADGKPMDLSGVIWRWYPGGEAQTADPFIAAKMGTASTPAYRGTAYVVFEELALSTYGNRLPQLSFEVFRPLADPDTAEGLTRAVTMIPASGEFTYATQAIRKTDGGATVPENLNALADSTDMVEALNRLQAMAPAVESVSLVVAWFGDDLRAGSCKVRPGVEVSAKSTTPASWSVNGVSRANAFLVSRDDQDRPVYGGTPSDFAVVQAIQEMKARGLRVTFYPFILMDVPPGNTLPNPYSDNAAEAGQPAFPWRGRITCSPAAGFAGTVDKTATAASQVAALFGAATPASFSVSGQSVSWTGTPGDWGLRRMVLHYAHLCAAAGGADAFLIGTEMPGLTTIRSGASTYPAVQAYRDLLADVRSILGSGTKIGYAADWSEYFGHQPGDGTGDVFFHLDPLWADPEIDFVGIDNYMPLSDWRDGFEHADAAEGWPAIYDRAYLQANIAGGEGFDWFYASAADRSAQVRTPITDDSASKPWVFRYKDLRAWWSNPHYDRPGGVESGTPTGWVPQSKPIWFTELGCPAIDRGTNQPNVFFDPKSSESFTPHFSRGWRDDAIQRAYLEATYLWWGEAANNPVSSVYGGRMVHVPECAAWTWDARPYPFFPALTDVWTDGANWRLGHWLTGRLGAVSLAALVRHLCLRAGLSESRIDVTGLWGAVEGYAITALESPRASITTLSRHFGFDAVETEGVIRFVMRGRASVATLAPDDLVAAREGDVLELTRGQETELPQALKWQVARADEDYDAALVEARRITVDTTRIASESFPMAVPPEEAERRCRRALMEAWVGRETAAFRLPPSRLALDPADAIRLPHDGRLIDLRLVSIADAEARGIEAVRQDRATYDLPPGDPRAASLTRAVVFGAPDAVLMDLPQLTEDQPAHRPLVAAHAVPWPGEMAVFRSPATDGFALLTTFGSRARIGALVSDLYAGPTSRFDLGNTLVVDLLTGTLESVTDLTLFGGANALAIESAPGTWEIVQAGVAELLAPGRYRLTRLLRGQRGTEGAMGNPAPAGARVVVLDAALASLPIAEADLGIPWTWRIGPASRPVSDETYVAQAFTPAGAGLRPFSVAHVEQPWRQARSPGDLTIRWTRRSRALAADSWGGLEVPMAEELEAYEVEILDGAAVKRVLSTTTTSAAYTAAQQTADWGAPLGPGDSLTVRIFQLSALVGRGAPKTVTLTF; the protein is encoded by the coding sequence ATGGCAACGCTCGTTCTTGGTGCCGCTGGCGCCGCCATTGGCGGCAGCATCGGCGGCGCGATCCTTGGCGTCAGCGCCGCGACCATCGGCGGCTTCATCGGCTCCAGCATCGGCTCCGTGGTCGACAGCTGGATCATCTCGTCGCTGGCGCCCAACCAGCGCATCGAGGGTGCGCGGCTCGACACGCTGCGCATCACCTCGGCCACTGAGGGCGCGGTGATCCCGCGGCTCTATGGGCGCATGCGGATGGGCGGCAACATCATCTGGGCGACGGACTTTCGCGAGGAGACCAAGACCACCACGCAGGGCGGCGGCAAGGGCGGCGGCGGCGGCAAGGTCAAGACGACCGAGTATCTCTACTATGCCAGCTTCGCGGTCGCATTGTGCGAGGGGCCGATCACCGGGATCGGGCGCATCTGGGCCGACGGCAAGCCGATGGACCTCTCCGGCGTCATATGGCGCTGGTATCCCGGCGGCGAGGCGCAGACGGCGGACCCGTTCATCGCGGCGAAGATGGGCACCGCCAGCACGCCTGCCTATCGCGGCACGGCCTATGTGGTCTTCGAGGAACTGGCGCTGTCGACCTACGGCAACCGCCTGCCGCAGCTCTCCTTCGAGGTGTTCCGCCCGCTCGCGGATCCCGACACCGCCGAGGGCCTGACCCGCGCCGTCACCATGATCCCGGCCTCGGGCGAGTTCACCTATGCCACGCAGGCCATCCGGAAGACCGATGGCGGCGCGACGGTGCCGGAGAACCTGAACGCGCTGGCCGACTCCACCGACATGGTGGAGGCGCTGAACCGGCTGCAGGCGATGGCCCCGGCGGTCGAGAGCGTCAGCCTCGTGGTGGCGTGGTTCGGCGACGATCTGCGCGCGGGATCCTGCAAGGTGCGGCCGGGCGTCGAGGTGTCGGCCAAATCGACCACGCCCGCCAGTTGGTCGGTCAACGGCGTGAGCCGCGCCAATGCCTTCCTCGTCAGCCGCGACGATCAGGACCGCCCCGTCTATGGCGGCACGCCGTCCGACTTCGCCGTGGTGCAGGCGATCCAGGAGATGAAGGCGCGCGGGCTGCGGGTCACCTTCTATCCGTTCATCCTGATGGACGTGCCGCCCGGCAACACGCTGCCGAACCCGTATTCCGACAACGCTGCCGAGGCAGGTCAGCCCGCGTTCCCCTGGCGCGGGCGGATCACCTGTTCGCCTGCCGCTGGTTTCGCCGGGACCGTGGACAAGACCGCCACGGCCGCAAGCCAGGTCGCTGCGCTGTTCGGCGCGGCCACGCCCGCGAGCTTCAGCGTTTCGGGTCAGTCAGTTTCGTGGACCGGCACGCCCGGCGACTGGGGCCTCCGGCGCATGGTGCTGCACTACGCCCATCTCTGCGCGGCGGCAGGCGGGGCCGATGCGTTCCTGATCGGCACCGAGATGCCTGGGCTGACCACCATCCGCTCGGGTGCGTCCACCTATCCGGCGGTGCAGGCCTATCGCGATCTGCTCGCGGATGTGCGCTCGATCCTCGGCTCCGGGACCAAGATCGGGTACGCGGCGGACTGGTCGGAGTATTTCGGGCACCAGCCCGGCGATGGCACCGGCGACGTGTTCTTCCACCTCGACCCGCTCTGGGCCGATCCGGAGATCGATTTCGTCGGGATCGACAACTACATGCCGCTGTCCGACTGGCGCGACGGCTTCGAGCATGCCGACGCGGCCGAGGGCTGGCCCGCGATCTACGACCGCGCCTACCTGCAGGCGAACATCGCGGGCGGCGAAGGCTTCGACTGGTTCTATGCCAGCGCGGCCGACCGAAGCGCGCAGGTCCGGACCCCGATCACCGACGACTCGGCCAGCAAGCCCTGGGTGTTCCGCTACAAGGATCTGCGGGCCTGGTGGTCGAATCCGCACTACGACCGTCCGGGTGGGGTGGAGAGCGGGACGCCGACCGGGTGGGTGCCGCAGTCCAAGCCGATCTGGTTCACCGAGCTCGGTTGTCCCGCCATCGACCGGGGCACCAACCAGCCCAATGTCTTCTTCGATCCGAAGTCGTCCGAGAGCTTCACGCCGCATTTCTCGCGGGGCTGGCGGGATGACGCCATCCAGCGCGCGTATCTGGAGGCGACGTATCTCTGGTGGGGCGAGGCCGCGAACAACCCGGTGTCCTCGGTCTACGGCGGCCGGATGGTGCATGTGCCGGAATGCGCCGCCTGGACCTGGGACGCGCGGCCCTATCCGTTCTTTCCCGCACTGACCGATGTCTGGACGGACGGCGCGAACTGGCGGCTCGGGCACTGGCTGACGGGGCGGCTCGGCGCGGTGTCGCTGGCGGCACTGGTGCGGCACCTCTGCCTCCGCGCCGGGCTCTCTGAGAGCCGGATCGACGTCACGGGCCTCTGGGGCGCGGTCGAGGGCTACGCCATCACCGCGCTCGAAAGCCCGCGCGCCTCGATCACCACGCTTTCGCGGCATTTCGGCTTCGACGCGGTCGAGACCGAGGGCGTGATCCGCTTCGTCATGCGCGGCCGGGCGTCTGTCGCCACCCTCGCGCCCGACGATCTGGTCGCCGCCCGCGAAGGCGACGTGCTGGAGCTGACGCGCGGCCAGGAGACCGAACTGCCGCAGGCGCTGAAGTGGCAGGTCGCGCGGGCGGACGAGGATTACGACGCGGCCCTCGTCGAGGCGCGACGCATCACCGTGGACACGACGCGCATCGCGTCCGAGTCCTTCCCGATGGCGGTCCCGCCCGAGGAAGCCGAGCGGCGCTGCCGCCGCGCGCTGATGGAGGCGTGGGTGGGGCGCGAGACGGCGGCGTTCCGTCTGCCGCCCTCGAGGCTCGCTCTGGATCCGGCCGACGCAATCCGGCTCCCGCATGACGGGAGGTTGATCGATCTGCGGCTTGTCTCCATCGCCGACGCCGAGGCGCGTGGGATCGAGGCGGTCCGCCAGGACCGCGCGACCTACGACCTGCCGCCCGGCGATCCCCGCGCGGCGTCGCTGACGCGCGCCGTCGTGTTCGGCGCGCCGGATGCGGTGTTGATGGACCTGCCGCAGCTGACCGAGGACCAGCCCGCGCACCGGCCACTGGTCGCCGCGCATGCGGTTCCCTGGCCGGGTGAGATGGCGGTGTTCCGCAGCCCCGCGACGGACGGGTTCGCGTTGCTGACCACGTTCGGCAGTCGCGCCCGGATCGGGGCGCTGGTCTCGGACCTCTACGCGGGGCCCACGTCGCGCTTCGATCTTGGCAATACGCTTGTGGTCGATCTGCTCACCGGCACGCTGGAAAGCGTCACCGACCTGACGCTGTTCGGAGGGGCCAACGCGCTGGCCATTGAGAGCGCGCCCGGCACCTGGGAAATCGTGCAGGCGGGCGTGGCAGAGCTTCTGGCGCCGGGTCGGTATCGGCTGACCCGGCTTCTGCGTGGCCAGCGGGGTACCGAAGGTGCGATGGGTAACCCGGCGCCTGCAGGCGCGCGAGTCGTCGTGCTGGACGCCGCGCTCGCATCGCTGCCGATCGCCGAGGCCGACCTCGGCATCCCCTGGACCTGGCGCATCGGCCCGGCCAGCCGCCCGGTCAGCGACGAGACCTACGTGGCGCAGGCCTTCACGCCCGCGGGCGCCGGCCTGCGGCCGTTCTCGGTCGCCCATGTGGAGCAGCCGTGGCGCCAGGCGCGCAGTCCCGGCGATCTGACGATCCGCTGGACACGCCGGTCCCGGGCACTCGCTGCCGACAGCTGGGGCGGGCTCGAAGTGCCGATGGCGGAGGAACTGGAAGCCTACGAGGTCGAGATCCTCGACGGCGCGGCGGTCAAGCGGGTGCTGAGCACGACCACGACCAGCGCGGCCTACACCGCCGCCCAGCAGACCGCTGACTGGGGTGCGCCGCTCGGCCCCGGCGACAGCCTCACCGTCCGTATCTTCCAGCTCTCCGCCCTCGTCGGGCGGGGCGCGCCGAAAACCGTCACGCTCACATTCTGA
- a CDS encoding NlpC/P60 family protein, with translation MTNVASTGNDGRQCIASRCTRATADPQRVIAIARAWLGTPYHDQASLRGVGCDCLGLARGVWREVVGPEPFPIPCYSRDWGETGPREVLAEGARRMMIEVEPAEAGPGALVLFRMKPRAIAKHVGILTSPDSFLHAYERLGVIEEPLTPSWRRRIAFAFLFPQR, from the coding sequence GTGACCAACGTCGCTTCCACCGGAAACGACGGGCGGCAGTGCATCGCATCGCGATGCACGAGAGCCACCGCCGATCCCCAGCGCGTCATCGCCATCGCGCGGGCCTGGCTGGGCACGCCTTATCACGACCAGGCCAGCCTGCGCGGCGTTGGCTGCGACTGCCTCGGGCTGGCCCGGGGCGTCTGGCGCGAGGTGGTGGGCCCCGAGCCGTTCCCGATCCCGTGCTATAGCCGGGACTGGGGCGAGACGGGCCCGCGCGAGGTGCTGGCCGAAGGCGCGCGGCGCATGATGATCGAGGTGGAACCGGCAGAGGCCGGTCCCGGCGCGCTGGTCCTCTTCCGCATGAAGCCCCGCGCCATCGCCAAGCATGTCGGGATCCTAACGAGCCCCGACTCCTTCCTCCACGCCTACGAGCGGCTCGGCGTGATCGAGGAACCACTCACCCCATCCTGGCGGCGGCGCATCGCCTTCGCCTTCCTGTTCCCGCAACGCTGA
- a CDS encoding DUF2163 domain-containing protein: MKSLLPALQAHLDEGTTTLAWCWRITRADCVAFGFTDHDRTLSFDGTDFEPESGLTASEVRSGSDLSVDAQDAEGVLTSDRITETDILDGRWDNAEVEVWRVNWADTGQRVLMRRGAIGQIRRGRLAFVAEVRSLAHVLGQTVGRTFQATCDAALGDARCGVELEDPAYKGTGAVIDLLRDRAFTASGLGGFEAGWFTFGTLEWTSGANAGRRTEVLGHDITDGIAILTLLEAPVRPIGEGDAFTIRAGCDKRMETCGAKFANAGNFRGFRHIPGQDAVLRYATKDGGHEGSVL; the protein is encoded by the coding sequence ATGAAATCCCTCTTGCCCGCCCTGCAGGCCCATCTCGACGAGGGCACGACGACGCTCGCGTGGTGCTGGCGGATCACCCGCGCCGATTGCGTCGCCTTCGGCTTCACCGACCACGACCGGACGCTCAGTTTCGACGGCACCGACTTCGAGCCGGAGAGCGGGCTGACCGCCTCCGAGGTCCGCTCGGGCTCGGACCTGTCGGTCGACGCGCAGGACGCGGAAGGCGTTCTGACCTCGGACCGGATCACCGAGACCGACATCCTCGACGGCCGCTGGGACAACGCCGAGGTCGAAGTCTGGCGCGTGAACTGGGCGGACACGGGCCAGCGCGTGCTGATGCGGCGCGGCGCCATCGGCCAGATCCGGCGCGGGCGGCTGGCCTTCGTGGCCGAGGTGCGCTCGCTCGCCCATGTGCTCGGCCAGACGGTCGGGCGAACCTTTCAGGCGACCTGCGATGCTGCGCTCGGCGATGCGCGCTGCGGCGTCGAACTCGAGGATCCCGCCTACAAGGGCACGGGCGCCGTGATCGATCTGCTGCGCGACCGGGCCTTCACCGCCTCGGGGCTCGGCGGGTTCGAGGCGGGCTGGTTCACCTTCGGCACGCTCGAATGGACGAGCGGCGCGAACGCGGGGCGGCGCACCGAGGTGCTGGGTCATGACATCACCGATGGCATCGCGATCCTGACCCTGCTCGAGGCACCGGTGCGGCCCATTGGCGAAGGCGACGCCTTCACCATCCGTGCGGGCTGCGACAAGCGGATGGAGACCTGCGGCGCGAAGTTCGCGAACGCAGGCAACTTCCGCGGCTTCCGGCACATCCCCGGCCAGGACGCAGTTCTGCGCTATGCCACCAAGGACGGCGGGCACGAGGGATCGGTGCTGTGA
- a CDS encoding DUF3789 domain-containing protein, whose amino-acid sequence MLEFFAGVFVGGFLGVFVVALCVAAACGYRDDG is encoded by the coding sequence ATGCTTGAGTTCTTCGCAGGTGTGTTCGTGGGCGGCTTTCTCGGCGTCTTCGTCGTCGCCCTCTGCGTCGCCGCCGCATGCGGGTATCGGGACGATGGCTGA
- a CDS encoding lysozyme: MHMTDRGLLALVRHEGLVPGPYLDVKQVWTFGIGHTAAAGPPDPASMPRGMPADLDAGIREAFRVFRADLARYEAAVLRAVKVPLAPHEFDALVSFHYNTGGIAKAALTRHLNAGNRVAAANAFLNWRRPASIIPRREAERDLFRHGRYPGGTIPVWSVDRAGRVDFSRPIRRLTEDEALALARGPSPTPPVLAPSPTAPTGWLARLAAFFSTLIRRA, encoded by the coding sequence ATGCACATGACCGACCGGGGCCTGCTGGCCCTCGTCCGGCACGAAGGACTCGTGCCCGGACCCTATCTCGATGTGAAACAGGTCTGGACCTTTGGCATCGGCCACACGGCCGCGGCCGGGCCGCCCGATCCGGCCAGCATGCCGCGCGGCATGCCCGCTGATCTAGACGCCGGGATCCGCGAGGCGTTCCGGGTCTTCCGCGCCGATCTTGCGCGCTACGAGGCCGCCGTCCTGCGCGCCGTGAAGGTGCCGCTGGCGCCGCACGAGTTCGATGCGCTGGTCAGCTTCCACTACAACACCGGCGGCATCGCCAAGGCCGCGCTGACCCGACATCTCAATGCCGGAAATCGCGTTGCAGCCGCCAACGCGTTTCTGAACTGGCGGCGACCGGCCTCGATCATCCCCCGCCGGGAGGCCGAGCGCGACCTGTTCCGCCATGGCCGCTATCCCGGCGGAACCATCCCGGTCTGGTCCGTGGATCGTGCAGGCCGCGTGGATTTCTCGCGGCCGATCCGACGCCTGACCGAGGATGAGGCTCTGGCCTTGGCTCGCGGGCCGTCGCCGACGCCTCCGGTCCTCGCTCCTTCACCCACCGCGCCGACCGGCTGGCTCGCCCGGCTGGCCGCCTTCTTCTCCACCCTGATCCGGAGGGCCTGA